A stretch of the Candidatus Methylopumilus planktonicus genome encodes the following:
- the ubiG gene encoding bifunctional 2-polyprenyl-6-hydroxyphenol methylase/3-demethylubiquinol 3-O-methyltransferase UbiG: protein MATQDKTKHINVSEEEIAKFNELAHKWWDKTSEFKPLHDINPLRLNFIHKKINLKRKKVLDIGCGGGILSESMANLGADVTGIDMGEKVINIAKLHALQTKIDIDYQCTSLEAFTSKNKPIFDVITCMEMLEHVPEPSAVVALCAKLLKPGGTLFMSTINRNIKAYLFAVIGAEYILNLLPRGTHDYEKFIKPSELISWCREEDLTVVTLKGMTYNPITDVYKLGDDVSVNYLLEVTKD from the coding sequence ATGGCAACTCAAGATAAAACAAAACATATAAACGTTTCTGAAGAAGAAATCGCTAAATTTAATGAGCTCGCTCATAAATGGTGGGATAAAACGAGTGAATTTAAGCCACTTCACGATATCAATCCTCTCCGCCTTAATTTTATCCATAAAAAAATTAATTTAAAGCGTAAAAAAGTGCTCGATATAGGTTGCGGAGGGGGCATTCTTTCTGAATCTATGGCAAATCTGGGTGCGGATGTCACAGGGATTGATATGGGTGAGAAAGTGATCAACATTGCAAAGCTCCATGCGCTGCAAACGAAGATAGATATTGATTATCAATGTACTTCCCTAGAAGCCTTTACTTCAAAAAATAAACCTATTTTTGATGTGATCACATGTATGGAAATGCTAGAGCATGTGCCAGAACCTTCAGCAGTTGTGGCATTATGTGCGAAACTTTTAAAACCAGGTGGCACACTTTTTATGTCGACCATTAATCGCAACATAAAAGCATATTTATTTGCAGTGATTGGTGCTGAATATATTCTAAATTTATTACCACGTGGCACACATGATTACGAAAAATTTATTAAACCCTCTGAACTCATTTCTTGGTGTCGAGAAGAAGATCTAACGGTTGTTACCTTAAAAGGTATGACTTATAACCCAATCACGGATGTGTATAAATTGGGCGATGATGTTTCGGTGAATTATCTTCTTGAAGTCACAAAAGATTAA